The region ACTTGATAATTAATTGTAGTAGTAGAAATAGTTACTCTATAAAGGATGATCTGTGTGTGGGTGTGTAACCTAGAAAATCAGAAGGCTGATGCAGTTGAATATATTTGTGGTGAAGGGGTTTAAACACAAAGGGATTCTAGAACAATATGATGGCTAGAGAGAGGCAACATACAGCAAACACAAATCATAAATCACAAGGAACCCAGAATCAACAGTAGCAGGCACAACTCGTTACCCATCCTTTGTCTATCCCTATACACAAATTCCACTTTTCTTTACTTGAAACTGGAACCCCCGATTGTCTTTGAGGAGCCAGCTGAACCATGTTCACCTGAGGCTGCGAAAAGCTGGGGCGAAAACAAGCCACTCTTCCTCAGtctccctgcatttccctttaGTGAGAGGTTTTTCCGCAACTGGTTCCTGTTAAGGGACAGCAATGTGCTTCGACTGGGGGTGTGGAATGCTCCTTCAACACAATCTCCTGCTTGAACACAGCCCCATTGCTTGGATGGTGCGTCCTCGGAGAAAGGTCTGAGGCGGGGGAAGGTGTTCCTCAGCTTGGAAAACAATCTCTGGTCAGGGGAGTTACCTTCATCAATCTTGATGCAGATGGGACAAGGAGGGTCACTCTTACAAGCTTTAGGTGTTGTTTGGTCCAAGCACTCTGCATGGAAGACATGGCGACAGGAAAGGACTCCAGCAACTGGCATATCTCCACTCTTGACAATCCTACGAGAGCTCCATGGCGATCTCTGTGAAAGGAACCTCTCACACAACCCGCATCTGAAACAATCAGCAGGGCTCCGAGACCTGGTTGATTGATCACATTCAAACGTCTCGGGTGCTTCAGTGAAATCAATGCTGCCACTAGTGCTGCTCAAATGATGTCTGTCTCTTTGTGGAGTCATAGGATCAAACTCAGCCAGCCCAGCAGATGCAATACTGGAACTCTCTCTAGTGCGCCTTTCTGATGGGAGGGACAGAGGATGAATAGCTTTAGACATAAAGCAGCGACGGTTACGATGAAGGGTATGTGACTTGACCATGGACTCATAATCACAACTACTATCTGATTGGGACGATGTAGAGCCTCCACCATCCCTAGCTGCTGATGTTCCCTATAAGATTGTTTGGTTTTATAAGCATCACATTTAGCGCCAACTAAATGTTGTTAAAACGATAACATGAACACAGTTGCATACCTCCATGGTGGGAGAAAAGGATAGTGGCCTCCAAATTACATCTGAAAAGGATGTTGAAATAAATATCAGGCAGTACCTTACACCATATAGATCGATAGTCGGGGCCAAATTTCTCGGACTACTATCATACTATAGAAAACCTGTAGAATCTCAAACTAATTTGTTTACTATGACAAAGCTTCAATCATTATATTGAGCTCTTAGAGAAAGATTAAAACCAAACCATGCAATTGCTTGCTCCCCAAATACATTTCAGAAATTATAACATGAGTTTGAATATTAGTTTACCCATTTATGTGAAGTAATCACTACTTCAATTTTAGTTGTAAGAGCTGTATAATCACTAATTGTGTCCACCAATCCCTTGCTCAACTTGAAAACATAAGTCAAGAGAAAATGTTATAGCACAGAAGGGTTCGGATGTTCTTTTTCAATTTCATAATTCTTGAAAAGGTAGCAGAATGTCTGAGTAAAGGATTTCAATTGTGAGCATATAGTGAGGTTATGAGATACACGTGATCCATAACAATTTGAGTCAGGTTTAGAGGGAAGAGATCTAGGGTGTAAACAGATGTTATCAAACTAGGAactcataatattaaaatggaTAGGAGAAAATAGATTAAGACTTCTACAGTATATATACAAGGATATGAAATAACATGAAATTCATTCCATACCTCTCCCTGAAGCACCATAATCATCAGTGCCAATTTCTTGTATTGCTGGGGGTGTCCATTGCTGCGAAGGAGATATGCCAGCTGGACTACTCAAGTAGGGACCAATGCCATCAGATACAAGAAACTGATGATTTGTCAGATTGTTTCCTCTCACCCAACTTCTACTTCCTCTACTATTTGATGATGCTGAAGACCCATACAACTGAATGCCATCATGGGAACCAAAAGACACTCCTTCAGGTTGGAATTGTAAGTCCCATCTTGAAGGTGGAGGAGAAAAGCTAGTGTTAGTTCTCCAGTAAGGTTCATGTGGTCCCACAGACCAGTCCCGGCTGGCTGCATTAGACCCATGTGGCCTTGCAGCCACACAACAAAGGGACCCCGTTTTAGCTATCTTTCACAACACACCACAGTTTCTTAAGGCACCAAACTATCCCCACACCTCCAAAAACTTCTCAACTCTTAGAAGACAAATGCAGATCAGTTCTTGCAGGATTTTCAGATTACATAAATAATGTTAATCAGTTCAGCATACAgcacaataaataaattaatttctacTGTTTGATCACTGAGAGCAAACTATACTAGCCTGCTATAGACTTAACAAAAAGCCCAGAGCACTGTCTACTTTCAGCAGTGTAACTATAGCATTTGATTATCAAAATTATATCCTTTCTTCCTGTCTGCAAGTTGTCCAAAGCTTCAAATATTTGAATCCTTCATATCTAAGATAGATAAGAATGAAGTTAGATTGAAGTCACATACTGCAAGGAGCATATacactacaaaaattaaaaaaaaaacaatctttTAAAATAGTATGTTATGAAATGTCAGTTTTTGTAATGTAAAAAACCCACATTTTCTGCTAAAAACAACAGTATATTTTCAAGGGAAAACGGTAAAAGGGTGTAAATCATAAAGCATCTCGTAATAGATATTGAAGAAATTTACAGAAGTACCGAAGCTTACATTTTTCACCACAAAAACCAACCCAATAACggtcttttatgaaaattaaatagAAGTCGTTCAATTAGTTCAATTATTGCAGTTGCAGCTCACGTAAATTGATGAAGCAAGCGGCATATTGCCATAAGAAGAGGATATACAAAAATTTGAAACAAAAGCAAAATAAGAACCTACAAAATTTCGCTAAATACAAGAACGAACAAGAAATGGATAAAACATTGCACCAGCCCAGAAATTGATAATTAGCAAGGCTTGCCAATTCATCACTAAGGACTACCATTACTAGCTTTGAAATCTGCATACATATACATACTATACAGTAGAGATAGAAAGCT is a window of Salvia splendens isolate huo1 chromosome 3, SspV2, whole genome shotgun sequence DNA encoding:
- the LOC121796537 gene encoding uncharacterized protein LOC121796537 — translated: MVVLSDELIAKTGSLCCVAARPHGSNAASRDWSVGPHEPYWRTNTSFSPPPSRWDLQFQPEGVSFGSHDGIQLYGSSASSNSRGSRSWVRGNNLTNHQFLVSDGIGPYLSSPAGISPSQQWTPPAIQEIGTDDYGASGRDVIWRPLSFSPTMEGTSAARDGGGSTSSQSDSSCDYESMVKSHTLHRNRRCFMSKAIHPLSLPSERRTRESSSIASAGLAEFDPMTPQRDRHHLSSTSGSIDFTEAPETFECDQSTRSRSPADCFRCGLCERFLSQRSPWSSRRIVKSGDMPVAGVLSCRHVFHAECLDQTTPKACKSDPPCPICIKIDEGNSPDQRLFSKLRNTFPRLRPFSEDAPSKQWGCVQAGDCVEGAFHTPSRSTLLSLNRNQLRKNLSLKGNAGRLRKSGLFSPQLFAASGEHGSAGSSKTIGGSSFK